Proteins found in one Tamandua tetradactyla isolate mTamTet1 chromosome 1, mTamTet1.pri, whole genome shotgun sequence genomic segment:
- the MTURN gene encoding maturin produces MDFQQLAEVADKWCSNTPFDLIATEETERRMDFYADPGVSFYVLCPDNGCGDNFHVWSESEDCLPFLQLAQDYISSCGKKTLHEVLEKVFKSFRPLLGLPDADDDAFEEYSADVEEEEPEADHPQMGVSQQ; encoded by the exons ATGGATTTCCAGCAGTTGGCTGAGGTTGCGGATAAATGGTGCTCCAACACGCCCTTCGATCTCATCGCCACCGAGGAAACCGAGCGCAGGATGGATTTCTATGCCGACCCCGGGGTCTCTTTCTACGTGCTGTGTCCGGACAACGGCTGTGGGGACAATTTT CACGTGTGGAGTGAGAGTGAGGACTGCCTGCCTTTCTTGCAGCTAGCGCAGGATTACATCTCCTCCTGCGGCAAGAAGACACTCCATGAAGTCTTGGAAAAAGTCTTCAAGTCTTTCAGACCT TTGCTGGGGCTTCCTGATGCAGATGACGATGCATTTGAAGAGTACAGTGCAGACGTGGAAGAGGAGGAGCCAGAGGCAGACCACCCTCAAATGGGGGTCAGTCAGCAGTAA